The Sphingobacteriales bacterium genomic sequence AAAACGCCCAACATGCTACTACACTTGCGCAGCAAAGCCTTCAAAAATTATTAGCCCTTAAAAAAAACTACCCTAATGCGCTGCTATCGGCAGGCGATACCCCCACGTGCAGTTTGTTGGATAGTTTACAACATAACGGCATTGATCAATGGCGTCCCGGCAATTTTGTATTTTACGACCTTCAGCAGTACCGGCTAAGTGCGTGCAACCTATCACAAATAGCCCTATGTTTAGCCTGCCCGGTAGTGGCCGTTCATGCGCACCGCAACGAGGCTGTTTTATATGCTGGCGCTGTTCATTTATCGAAAGATGCTGCCGTTTTGCCCCAAACACAACAGTTGAGTTATGGGTTGGCTGTAGCTTTGAATGATGACGGCACCTGGTTTTTTCCGGATGAAGTAAATCCGGAGGCTAACTATATACGCGCCCTTAGTCAGGAGCACGCAGTTTTAGTGGGTAGCAGCCAGTTCATTAAATCGTTACAAGCTGGGCAATTAATCGGTATTTTACCCGCGCACGCCTGCTTAACGGCACAAGCAATGGGGCAATACATTTTAACCCAAAGCTTTGAAACCCTCGCAATGATGCGGTAATAATAAGGCGAAGGAGGGTTGTGTGCAACCCCGTTGGGTTCGAATTGCTTGTTAATTGGTTTTTTCTGTCAACATGAAATCCCTTCAGGATTGATTGGGCATGTTCAATTTTTGCGTTTGAACAAGTTTGGCTGTTAATAAAAAAAGTATGTTAAAATAAAAAATTTACTTAGTGTAATTATTACGTGAACTTTTGTTGCTATCTTTGCGTTTACTTAGTGTAATTAATACACAAAAACTAATTTTCACCATCTTAAACAAAGATAATTTACCATGCGCAAACAAAATGCCCTTTTAATTATTGATGCCCAGTACGATTTTTGCCACCCCAACGGCACTTTATATGTGCCCGGTGCCGACAAAGACATGGTGCGCCTTCAACAGTTTATTTTAAACAACCACCAAAACTTAGACCATATATGCGTTACCTTAGACTCGCATCCGGTAAACGATATTTCGCACCCTTCGTTTTGGATGGATAAAAACGGGCAATTCCCTGCTCCGTTTACCCAAATTACCTTATCTGACATTGAAGCTGGAATTTGGGCGCCGCGATTTTCGCCGATTGAAGCCACTAAATACGTGGCCGATTTGGAAGCCCAAGGCGAGTTTCCGCATTTTATTTGGCCAGAGCATTGTTTGATTGGCTCGAAAGGAGCATCGTTAGATGACCAGTTAATGGAAGCTTTAAAAGTTTGGACCCGGCCCGGCAAATGGTATCAAGCTGTAACCAAAGGCACCTACCCGTTAACCGAACATTTTGGTATTTTTATGGCTCAAGTACCCGTTGCCGACCGCCCCGAAACCCAATTAAACCAAGCCCTGATTAAAACTTTAGAAACCTACCAAACCGTTTATTTGGCTGGCGAGGCTAAATCGCATTGCGTTGCCACAAGTTTAAAGCAAGCGATGCAATATGCACCACAATTAGCCAATAAATTGGTTATTTTAGAAGATATTATGAGCGATGTTCCGGGTTTGGGGCACCTTGGGCAGCCTATTTACGCCCAAGCACAAAGCCGCAATATACGTTTTGCCAAAAGTACCGATGTGGTTTTGTAAACTGTACAAAAGGGGCAGCTTTATTAGCCTGTTAATAACCGCCGTTGAAAGCTAAAACCAAGTAAAAATTTTCCGGATTTTTAATTTGTTACGGCAAAGCTGCCTCTTGCTTTTTAAGCCTTTAAAACATTTTATCTGCTACTATTAATTTCTATTTAAACAAAATTCTTATTTATTTTAAAAAACATAAAAATATCATCATGAATAATCCTTTTTCAGACATTGACTTTAATATGTCGTTCCATAATTTTAATCCGGATGAAATACAAACCGACGAAACTATAAATTGTGTTTTTATTGTTGACGTTTCCCCTTCGGTAAGTTCTTATATTAAAGATCTTAATTTGGCTTTTGCCGATTTTATTGCCAGTCTGCAAAATTCACATTTAGCACACTCGTTATTGGTTTCGGTGCTTGAATTTAACGAAAATGTAAAGCCCCGCACCGGATTTCAACCCATACAGCACATAAAAAACATGCAATTTACCCCATCTGGCGGGGGCACCGCCCTATACGATGCCAGTTTGGCCGGACTTAAAAATGCCCTTAGCTACCGCAACACCTTGCTAACATCGGGCGTACAAACCAAAACTTTGATTTTTATTATTACAGACGGCGAAGACAACAGTTCGAGCTGTACTGCTGCCGAGGTAAAAAAACAGTTGGATGCCGTTATGGCTAACGAGCAAAATGCCTATTCGGTTTCGACGGTATTATTTGGGGTAGGCTCGGCGGCTAATTTTCGAAGGGCACAGCAAGAGATGGGCATTAACCATTTGGCAACAGTTGGCACATCGGGCGCTGATATAAAAAAGATGATAGGTTTTATTAGTCGCTCTATATCAAGTACTGCCGGCAACCAAGCCTTAGTGTTTTAGTGTGCAAACCTTAAGTGATACCACAACACTACTAAACCAATAATTTAAAACAGGGGCATTTATTATTACCACGACTTGTAAAGGCAAAATGCCCCTGTTATTTTATACCAAACTACACCTATAATGTTTAAAAATGAAAATATATAGCGCCATAAAACGCGGTTACTTACACGCCCAAACCTGCGATGACTATGCTTGCCATTATACAACTGCCAATGGCTTAGTAGTTGGCATGGTTGCCGATGGCTGCTCAAGTGGCGAGGACTCTTTTTTTGTATCGGCTTTGTATGGAAAAATAATTAGTATGCTGGCGGCAAAATTGCCTGCCCATTTACACCACCCTAACGAGGCTGGCGATTGGTTACTAAACGCATTTGTATCTATTTGCCGGCAACAGGCACAACAATTACAACTTACAACCCACCAACAATTAGCTACCTTGCTGTTAATGGTTGTTTGCCCTTTGCAAAAACAAGCTTGGGTAAATGTGTTGGGCGATGGCGTACTTGCTTGTAATGACCAAATTTACACTATTGACCATAATAATGAGCCCGACTATTTAGCCTACCACTTAACACAAGCTAAGCAAAGCCCACAAAATAAACTACAAAATTACCTTGCCAAACAAGTTTACCAATTTGATGCGGTAAATACCCTAAGCATTGCCACCGATGGGCTTACTACTTTTAATGTTTTACCCACAAATACCAACAAAACAATTTTTGATACCACCATAATAGAAGACAAGCAACCTAAAATTTTATCAAATGATGCCCCTCCATATTTATTATTCGATAAAACCATGGCCATTCACCAAGGCATGTTAAAACGCAAACTGTTGCGTTTAGAAACCCAGTTTGCCCTTGTACCCTTAGACGACTTGGCCATCCTGCGCGTAGATTTGGATAACTAATTTAGAAGTAAACAAAAGAACGAAGAAGCAAAAAAGGCAAAAAAAATAAAATAAATACAGTAGCACCCATCAAAAGTCCAAAACCAAACTAAACTAATTAACCACCATGAAGTACTACGCCCAAAACGGTCAAAATTATACCATTGACGACCACAACGAAATACATCGGGGAGGCGAGGGGCGCATAATGTTGTTGCCTAACAGCAATATGGTTGCTAAATTGTATTTTACAGGAGTGCAAACCTTACAGCTAGGGCATTTTAAGGCTTTGCAAAACCTAAATTCAGCGTGGTTTGCAACACCTAATGACTTGCTTTATGCCGACAAACATTTAACACAAATAGCCGGATACACTATGCCCTATTTAGGTAATCAAATGCAGCCTTTGGCAGCGTGGTTTAGTGCGGCGTGGCGGCAACGGCAGGGTCTGGGTTTGCCGCAGGTTTGGCAATTAGCCGAACAACTAACCCAAATTGTAGCACATGCCCACACACAAGGCATAATAATTGGCGATTTAAGCCCATACAATATATTGGTAAGCCCTAAAAACGAGTTAAAATTAGTAGATACCGACTCGTACCAAAGCGCAGCGCACAAGCACACAGGTATTCTTTACGACGAAATACGCGATTATTTATACAACGGGGTGGTAAACAAAGAAAGCGACTATTTTGCCCTTGCCGTACTGATTTTTCAGTTGTTAACAAATGTACACCCGTTTAAAGGGCAGTGCGCCCAATACCCCGCCTTGCGCGAGCGAATGATTCAAAAATTGCCAATTTTTGCCTCCAATATTAAAATTACTGCTCCCAAATGTTATGTGCCGATTAGTTTTCAGTTTTTACAACAACAGTTTGATGACTTGTTTTTACAAGGACACCGGGCACCGCTACAGTTTACTCATCCGGATAATATA encodes the following:
- a CDS encoding nicotinamidase, with the protein product MRKQNALLIIDAQYDFCHPNGTLYVPGADKDMVRLQQFILNNHQNLDHICVTLDSHPVNDISHPSFWMDKNGQFPAPFTQITLSDIEAGIWAPRFSPIEATKYVADLEAQGEFPHFIWPEHCLIGSKGASLDDQLMEALKVWTRPGKWYQAVTKGTYPLTEHFGIFMAQVPVADRPETQLNQALIKTLETYQTVYLAGEAKSHCVATSLKQAMQYAPQLANKLVILEDIMSDVPGLGHLGQPIYAQAQSRNIRFAKSTDVVL
- a CDS encoding alanine racemase, whose protein sequence is MLSLIEKPTLLLNPAIAQANIAAMAKKIQAAGAVFRPHFKTHQSAAVGQWFKANEIGVKAITVSSLEMASYFAQSGWKDILVAFPVNLRQINVINSLLAQKVQLQVLVESPKTALQLNQALQHPITVWIKIDTGYHRTGIEADKSPEELAQLLNIISACKNLNFSGFLTHAGHTYTAQNAQHATTLAQQSLQKLLALKKNYPNALLSAGDTPTCSLLDSLQHNGIDQWRPGNFVFYDLQQYRLSACNLSQIALCLACPVVAVHAHRNEAVLYAGAVHLSKDAAVLPQTQQLSYGLAVALNDDGTWFFPDEVNPEANYIRALSQEHAVLVGSSQFIKSLQAGQLIGILPAHACLTAQAMGQYILTQSFETLAMMR
- a CDS encoding VWA domain-containing protein — encoded protein: MNNPFSDIDFNMSFHNFNPDEIQTDETINCVFIVDVSPSVSSYIKDLNLAFADFIASLQNSHLAHSLLVSVLEFNENVKPRTGFQPIQHIKNMQFTPSGGGTALYDASLAGLKNALSYRNTLLTSGVQTKTLIFIITDGEDNSSSCTAAEVKKQLDAVMANEQNAYSVSTVLFGVGSAANFRRAQQEMGINHLATVGTSGADIKKMIGFISRSISSTAGNQALVF
- a CDS encoding protein phosphatase 2C domain-containing protein, which codes for MKIYSAIKRGYLHAQTCDDYACHYTTANGLVVGMVADGCSSGEDSFFVSALYGKIISMLAAKLPAHLHHPNEAGDWLLNAFVSICRQQAQQLQLTTHQQLATLLLMVVCPLQKQAWVNVLGDGVLACNDQIYTIDHNNEPDYLAYHLTQAKQSPQNKLQNYLAKQVYQFDAVNTLSIATDGLTTFNVLPTNTNKTIFDTTIIEDKQPKILSNDAPPYLLFDKTMAIHQGMLKRKLLRLETQFALVPLDDLAILRVDLDN